From Verrucomicrobiota bacterium, one genomic window encodes:
- a CDS encoding DEAD/DEAH box helicase, with amino-acid sequence MSSSRQPDLKTQPQNSSSDAGQPAFPSVPEVRLEIAAAQLPVYDRSQAYSGTESFRRLERASLMWVSNQSDDLLCLPYCTIDHLEYQLRTALRVTGALRGRALLSDEVGLGKTIEAGLVLKEYLTRGMVRRFLVLTVPSLVDQWAEELESKFSLSSVTTNQPQFRNDPERFWKEENAIIGSIHTFKQDTHLAFAVHRPWDMVIVDEAHHLRNRTSKAWEAVNALQRQFLLLLTATPVQNSIEELYNLVTLLRPGHLPSPQEFRRRFVNRDRPYEPREPEQLRQLLGQVMIRNTRANAGIRLPARRAETVVYEPGSGERGFWDEWERELRAALQGMNLAKASLWGRLLLQAAGSSPAAWLDALEKFPKPDLVKRWRTKALLKQSWERKSAALPALSRTEGGVVIFTQFLATQDALAGALATAGVKTWLLNGQTPAAQRQGLVDSFHEQGGALLLTRSGTEGRNLQFCHRLVNFDLPWNPMEIEQRIGRLHRIGQERVVEIYNLVQAGTLQAHLLEILEGKLNLFDLVVGETGLILGERFTSEDFEEEIFRRWQNAADDDVAGALKTLGDELSRARSGFEEIKRLDETLFAHDYEST; translated from the coding sequence ATGAGCAGCTCCAGGCAACCGGACCTTAAGACTCAACCGCAAAACAGTTCTTCCGACGCCGGCCAACCTGCGTTCCCCTCGGTTCCCGAGGTGCGACTCGAGATCGCGGCGGCGCAACTGCCCGTGTACGATCGTTCTCAGGCGTATTCAGGCACGGAATCGTTTCGTAGGCTCGAGCGTGCGTCCCTGATGTGGGTTTCGAATCAGTCGGATGATTTGCTCTGCCTGCCCTATTGCACGATCGATCACCTCGAGTATCAGCTTCGGACGGCTTTGCGAGTCACGGGCGCTCTGCGTGGGCGGGCGCTGTTATCCGACGAGGTTGGCCTTGGCAAGACGATTGAAGCCGGGCTCGTGCTGAAAGAGTACCTCACGCGCGGCATGGTGCGCCGGTTTCTCGTGCTCACGGTCCCGTCCTTGGTAGATCAGTGGGCCGAAGAGTTGGAGAGCAAGTTTTCCCTCTCGTCAGTCACGACGAATCAGCCGCAATTCCGGAACGATCCGGAAAGATTTTGGAAGGAGGAGAATGCGATCATCGGCTCCATTCATACCTTCAAACAGGATACGCACCTGGCTTTCGCGGTGCACCGGCCGTGGGACATGGTGATCGTGGATGAGGCGCATCACTTGCGCAATCGCACATCGAAAGCCTGGGAAGCCGTGAATGCGCTTCAGCGCCAGTTTCTTCTCCTGCTCACCGCCACCCCGGTTCAGAATTCGATCGAGGAACTCTATAATCTGGTCACGCTGCTGAGGCCCGGGCATTTGCCTTCCCCGCAGGAATTCCGCCGCCGGTTCGTCAATCGGGACCGGCCGTATGAACCGCGTGAACCCGAACAACTCCGCCAGCTGCTCGGGCAGGTGATGATCCGCAATACCCGGGCGAATGCCGGTATCCGGCTGCCGGCGCGGCGGGCTGAAACCGTGGTTTACGAGCCGGGCTCCGGCGAGCGTGGTTTTTGGGATGAATGGGAGCGCGAACTGCGTGCCGCCCTTCAAGGTATGAACCTGGCAAAAGCCAGTTTGTGGGGCCGGCTGCTTCTGCAGGCGGCGGGCAGCAGCCCGGCGGCATGGTTGGATGCACTCGAAAAATTCCCTAAACCGGATTTGGTGAAACGGTGGAGAACGAAGGCGCTGCTGAAGCAGAGCTGGGAACGAAAGAGCGCCGCCCTACCCGCCTTAAGCCGGACCGAGGGCGGCGTGGTGATTTTCACCCAGTTCCTCGCCACCCAGGATGCGTTGGCAGGAGCATTGGCGACGGCCGGAGTGAAGACGTGGCTGCTGAACGGCCAGACTCCGGCAGCCCAACGGCAGGGCCTCGTCGATTCGTTTCATGAGCAGGGCGGCGCGCTGCTGCTGACCAGGAGTGGAACCGAGGGCCGCAACCTCCAGTTCTGCCACCGGTTGGTGAACTTCGATCTTCCCTGGAACCCGATGGAGATCGAACAGCGAATCGGACGCCTTCACCGGATCGGCCAGGAACGGGTAGTTGAGATCTATAATCTGGTGCAGGCCGGCACCCTGCAGGCGCACCTGCTTGAGATTCTGGAAGGAAAGCTGAACTTGTTTGATTTGGTGGTCGGCGAGACGGGGCTCATCCTGGGTGAACGTTTCACGAGCGAAGATTTCGAGGAAGAAATCTTCCGGCGCTGGCAAAACGCTGCAGACGACGACGTTGCCGGGGCGCTCAAGACGCTGGGGGATGAACTGAGCCGCGCCCGCTCCGGTTTCGAAGAGATCAAGCGCCTCGATGAAACCCTGTTTGCGCACGATTACGAAAGCACTTAA